One stretch of Ktedonobacteraceae bacterium DNA includes these proteins:
- a CDS encoding uroporphyrinogen decarboxylase family protein, with protein sequence MASMTPGERVRAAVKGEHVDRVPICFWHHFKPEGSGERLAAYTIEFFVEKFHLDIAKIMPDLPYPAPSEPLVEAEQVQMLPRLDLDTPMFAEQLTCIRALRSRLGNDYPILLTLFSPLTYVLRFMGKQKAIEVARQNPEPFEEGLGTIAANLRRLMEAAIETGASGIFFSCMGATSADFTREEYARIGRPYDLHALEGAGNGWLNAVHVHADPTQTGDEIYFEAFTDYPVSVMSWSDRITGPSLSEAQTLTDKCLMGGLWERGPLTHGSETELENEILSAISQTKGRKFILANGCSVPDDVSEEWLHVARRLVDNLT encoded by the coding sequence ATGGCAAGTATGACACCTGGGGAACGTGTTCGCGCCGCAGTAAAGGGTGAGCATGTAGATCGCGTACCAATCTGTTTCTGGCATCACTTCAAACCGGAGGGTTCCGGCGAACGACTGGCAGCCTACACAATAGAGTTTTTCGTCGAGAAGTTTCATTTAGATATCGCCAAGATCATGCCTGACCTGCCCTATCCGGCGCCTTCGGAGCCGCTGGTCGAGGCCGAACAGGTACAAATGCTACCCCGCCTTGACCTGGATACACCTATGTTCGCGGAGCAGCTCACATGCATTCGCGCACTTCGCTCGCGCCTGGGCAATGATTATCCGATCCTGCTGACCCTCTTCAGCCCGTTGACCTATGTGCTGCGCTTCATGGGCAAGCAAAAGGCCATCGAGGTTGCACGCCAGAATCCCGAACCGTTTGAGGAAGGATTGGGTACCATCGCGGCCAACTTGCGCAGGCTCATGGAAGCGGCCATCGAGACCGGCGCGAGCGGCATCTTCTTCTCCTGTATGGGAGCGACCAGCGCCGACTTTACGCGCGAGGAGTATGCGCGCATCGGACGCCCTTACGATCTCCATGCGTTAGAGGGCGCGGGCAATGGCTGGCTCAATGCCGTCCACGTCCATGCCGACCCTACGCAGACCGGTGATGAAATCTACTTCGAAGCCTTCACCGATTATCCCGTCTCGGTCATGAGTTGGAGCGACCGCATTACAGGACCAAGCCTCAGCGAAGCTCAAACCCTTACCGATAAATGCCTGATGGGTGGCCTATGGGAGCGCGGCCCGCTCACGCACGGTAGCGAAACCGAACTGGAAAACGAAATCCTCTCAGCAATCAGTCAGACAAAAGGACGAAAGTTCATCCTGGCAAACGGGTGTTCTGTGCCTGATGACGTATCTGAGGAATGGCTACACGTCGCCCGCAGATTAGTCGATAATCTGACATAA
- the ade gene encoding adenine deaminase: protein MDELQRRIQIARGQLPAELVLRNARLVNVCSGECYLADVAIDGGRVVGINASNNGYRGNEERDLQGRWLAPGLIDGHMHIESTMLVLPEFARIVVPRGVTVVMLDPHEFANVMGVAGIRYVLESGRNLPLTAYVMLSSCVPASSFESPYQVLMAADLLPLLEDERVLGLAEMMNMPGVLQGDEQVLAKIVATREHGLVVDGHAPGLNDRDLCAYAAAGIMSDHECTTLEEARQRIRLGMWLMIREGSAARNLDTLLPLVKELHPPRVFFVTDDRDPLDLTTRGHIDSMVRRAIELGLDAVEAIRLASYNTAQYFRLYDRGAIAPGFIADLVVLDDLNTFQVESVYKDGKLVVQHGHLLADVPSMDFSSVTGTIHVGAIHEADLRIPGKPGMVEVIGIEPGQITTKHLREEAPIRNGEIVADPERDLLKLVVIERHHASGKVGLGLVKGFGLRKGAVASSVAHDAHNLVVAGANDGDILRAAQVLEEMGGGFACVVDGEVRASVPLPLGGLVSPLPAAELVQQLEALDAAAAELGCRLEHPCMTLSFLSLSVIPALKLTDQGLIDVETFTLLPLQR from the coding sequence ATGGACGAACTTCAACGTCGCATCCAGATTGCGCGTGGGCAATTGCCCGCAGAGCTGGTGCTGCGTAATGCCAGGCTCGTGAATGTTTGTAGCGGAGAATGTTACCTCGCTGATGTTGCTATCGATGGCGGGCGTGTGGTCGGAATAAATGCCTCAAACAATGGCTACCGGGGCAACGAGGAGCGTGATTTGCAGGGCCGCTGGCTGGCTCCCGGATTGATCGATGGTCACATGCACATTGAAAGCACGATGCTTGTCCTGCCCGAATTCGCTCGCATCGTCGTACCCCGTGGTGTTACCGTCGTCATGCTTGACCCGCACGAGTTCGCCAATGTGATGGGAGTCGCGGGCATTCGCTACGTCCTTGAATCGGGGCGCAATCTGCCACTTACCGCCTATGTCATGCTCTCATCCTGTGTCCCCGCTTCGTCCTTTGAAAGTCCTTACCAGGTACTGATGGCTGCTGATCTCCTGCCTTTGTTGGAAGATGAGCGCGTGTTGGGCCTGGCTGAGATGATGAACATGCCGGGCGTGCTGCAAGGCGATGAGCAGGTGCTGGCAAAGATCGTTGCTACTCGCGAGCATGGGCTGGTCGTCGATGGACACGCGCCGGGGCTGAATGATCGCGATTTGTGCGCCTACGCCGCCGCCGGTATCATGTCCGACCACGAATGCACGACGCTTGAAGAGGCTCGCCAGCGCATTCGCCTGGGTATGTGGCTGATGATTCGCGAAGGGTCGGCGGCGCGCAACCTGGATACGTTGCTGCCGCTGGTCAAAGAGCTGCATCCGCCGCGCGTCTTCTTTGTCACCGATGACCGCGACCCGCTGGATTTGACCACGCGCGGGCATATCGATTCCATGGTACGCCGCGCAATCGAACTCGGACTCGATGCGGTCGAAGCCATTCGTCTCGCTTCCTATAATACTGCCCAATATTTCCGGCTGTATGATCGTGGTGCCATTGCCCCCGGCTTTATCGCCGACCTGGTGGTGCTGGATGACCTCAACACCTTTCAGGTCGAATCGGTGTACAAGGATGGGAAGCTGGTTGTGCAGCATGGCCACTTGCTGGCAGATGTACCTTCCATGGATTTTTCAAGCGTCACCGGCACCATCCATGTTGGCGCTATCCATGAGGCAGACCTGCGCATCCCAGGTAAGCCTGGAATGGTCGAGGTGATCGGCATTGAGCCTGGGCAGATCACCACAAAACACCTGCGGGAAGAGGCCCCCATCAGGAATGGCGAGATTGTCGCCGACCCGGAACGCGATTTGCTCAAACTCGTCGTCATTGAACGGCACCATGCCAGCGGCAAAGTAGGCCTGGGCCTGGTCAAGGGCTTCGGGTTGCGCAAAGGAGCAGTCGCTTCCAGCGTAGCGCATGACGCGCATAACCTGGTTGTAGCGGGCGCGAACGACGGCGATATTTTGCGAGCCGCCCAGGTTCTCGAAGAAATGGGCGGCGGCTTTGCCTGCGTGGTCGATGGGGAAGTGCGTGCCAGCGTACCCTTGCCGTTGGGTGGGCTCGTCTCGCCACTACCTGCCGCCGAACTGGTGCAGCAATTGGAAGCCCTGGATGCTGCTGCTGCTGAGCTTGGTTGCAGGCTCGAACATCCGTGTATGACGCTCAGCTTCCTCTCGCTGTCGGTCATTCCGGCGCTGAAATTGACCGACCAGGGGCTGATTGATGTTGAAACGTTCACATTGCTGCCACTACAAAGGTAA
- a CDS encoding type II toxin-antitoxin system VapC family toxin: MSVSVVVDASVWVSLLRDEDINHIPSRLWLEQYIAINGAMTSPTFLLIEVAAAISRQTGQAELAKKALEELKGNTVQFVAIDDNLIQSAIDVATNMQLRAGDTIYVALARQLNLPLISWDKEQLLKASKVITTYTPSTYPFSKSEDLKESE, translated from the coding sequence ATGAGTGTTTCGGTAGTTGTAGATGCAAGTGTGTGGGTAAGTTTATTGAGGGACGAGGACATAAACCATATCCCAAGTCGCCTCTGGTTGGAACAATATATCGCCATTAATGGTGCGATGACATCTCCAACATTTTTGTTGATTGAGGTAGCGGCTGCTATATCAAGGCAAACAGGTCAAGCAGAGTTAGCTAAAAAGGCTCTTGAAGAACTGAAAGGAAATACCGTCCAGTTTGTTGCCATAGATGATAATTTAATACAATCTGCTATTGATGTTGCGACCAATATGCAACTACGTGCAGGTGACACCATCTATGTAGCACTGGCGCGTCAATTAAACCTTCCTCTCATTAGCTGGGATAAGGAACAACTTCTAAAAGCGAGCAAAGTTATTACAACGTACACCCCCAGTACTTATCCTTTTTCAAAAAGCGAGGACTTGAAAGAATCCGAGTAA
- a CDS encoding FtsX-like permease family protein has translation MRSPYLVQVNIYNPAPGSYSIVDTLDQYRNHIAAVSIPITVLSLEILGLLLFFVALMIQLLVERQEEAIALLRSRGASSGQIFTALLTQSASLSIMAMLTGPVLAVLLVSAISERFLGTAGQHVFSPGTFSLLSQAVGVGMYALGTAVLVVVVTIFLLFRALGLNILLARREAARATQPSLWQRLNLDRLAALVALTGYGMSFYISSLSTWLDTRTRALIATPLALVAPLFLLIAVLLLFLRGFPLLLRWGARLSAQGRGATAILALAQMARAPRQALRMILLLALAVAFAIFTLVFAASQSAHIANIAAYETGADFSGDRPILAQQIDQLPSISQETARYQHIAGVLSATVGFTDTATSAGTSPIIPLQIRAVDASTFAQTAIWTPEDSSQPLTSLMAQLLAQKQDVLNGSLNDTVPVIIDAEVMNTLDLKTGSTFSVTMNNLPYDSLNCVVIATVWHIPTINNSGDGSTTGDTTLPGGVLLDYSTYASIYTRDYLRSGLIAHPYLPVNHVWLHTSDDPVALTNVRSVLVQPGPLHLDNLYDRQQLIESMRSDPLYLSIIILLVTGATTALLLTLVGDLLSSWMSVRSRLTGFAVLRSLGAAPRQIIAVLFWEQGIIYMTALVLGILFGGVFSATAIPLLTFTTAPAGSALSGISNDEFYAIQQIIPVQIILPLSLVLAFIAFIAICALTLGTMAGVAVRPSLSQVLRLNQD, from the coding sequence TTGCGTTCTCCCTATCTGGTGCAGGTAAACATCTATAACCCTGCCCCAGGCTCCTACTCCATTGTGGATACACTGGATCAGTATCGTAATCATATCGCCGCCGTGTCCATCCCTATAACAGTGCTTTCGCTGGAGATACTTGGTCTCCTGCTTTTCTTCGTTGCCTTGATGATCCAGCTGCTCGTCGAACGACAGGAAGAGGCTATTGCCCTGCTGCGCAGTCGCGGGGCAAGTTCAGGTCAGATTTTTACCGCGCTACTCACCCAGAGCGCGAGTCTAAGTATTATGGCTATGCTTACCGGGCCAGTGCTGGCGGTGCTGCTCGTTTCAGCGATTTCCGAGCGTTTTCTTGGGACGGCTGGACAGCATGTTTTTTCTCCAGGCACATTTTCGCTGCTATCTCAAGCCGTAGGAGTAGGAATGTATGCGCTTGGAACCGCTGTGTTAGTAGTAGTCGTAACGATCTTCTTACTTTTCCGAGCGCTGGGCTTGAACATCCTGCTTGCCCGGCGTGAGGCAGCACGCGCGACGCAGCCTTCTCTCTGGCAACGCCTCAATCTCGATAGACTGGCCGCGCTGGTTGCTCTTACCGGCTATGGAATGTCCTTCTATATTTCTAGCCTGAGTACGTGGTTAGATACACGCACGCGGGCGCTGATTGCAACGCCGCTCGCGCTGGTTGCTCCTCTCTTTCTGCTGATCGCCGTGTTGTTGCTCTTCCTACGCGGTTTTCCCCTATTGTTGCGTTGGGGAGCGCGGCTTTCTGCACAGGGTCGTGGAGCGACGGCTATACTGGCCTTAGCGCAGATGGCTCGCGCTCCCCGCCAGGCTTTGCGCATGATACTATTGCTGGCCCTGGCAGTTGCTTTTGCCATCTTCACACTTGTCTTTGCCGCTTCCCAGTCGGCACATATTGCTAATATTGCGGCGTATGAAACCGGAGCCGACTTCAGCGGCGACCGGCCCATTCTCGCTCAGCAAATTGATCAACTCCCTTCTATCTCGCAGGAAACTGCACGTTATCAACACATTGCAGGCGTTCTTTCAGCTACAGTTGGATTTACGGATACCGCGACTTCAGCAGGCACCTCACCGATTATTCCTCTACAAATTCGTGCGGTAGATGCCAGCACTTTCGCGCAGACGGCCATCTGGACGCCTGAAGATTCTTCACAACCACTTACTTCATTAATGGCTCAGCTTCTCGCCCAAAAGCAAGATGTGTTGAATGGGAGCCTGAATGATACTGTTCCCGTAATTATCGACGCTGAGGTCATGAATACGCTGGATTTGAAGACTGGAAGCACCTTTTCTGTCACGATGAACAATCTGCCCTATGATAGTCTGAATTGTGTTGTAATCGCTACTGTATGGCATATTCCTACCATCAATAATAGTGGTGACGGCAGCACTACCGGCGACACTACACTACCCGGTGGAGTGCTGCTCGACTATAGTACTTATGCCAGCATCTATACACGTGATTACTTGAGAAGCGGTTTAATAGCACATCCCTATTTACCAGTGAACCATGTGTGGCTCCATACAAGTGATGATCCGGTAGCACTCACAAATGTGCGTTCAGTGCTGGTACAACCAGGCCCGCTGCATCTTGATAACCTCTATGACCGCCAGCAGCTGATCGAGAGCATGCGCAGCGACCCTCTCTATCTGAGCATCATTATCCTGCTTGTAACCGGGGCCACGACCGCGCTGCTGTTGACGTTGGTGGGAGATTTGCTCTCTTCGTGGATGAGTGTGCGTTCTCGCCTGACCGGTTTCGCTGTACTGCGTTCGCTAGGAGCGGCTCCACGGCAGATTATCGCTGTTCTCTTCTGGGAGCAGGGGATAATATATATGACAGCACTCGTGCTGGGTATTCTCTTCGGTGGAGTGTTTTCAGCTACAGCCATACCCTTGCTTACTTTTACCACTGCACCGGCCGGTAGCGCCTTGAGCGGCATCAGCAACGACGAATTCTATGCTATTCAGCAAATCATTCCTGTGCAAATTATTCTGCCACTTTCGCTAGTGCTGGCATTCATCGCATTTATCGCCATTTGCGCGCTTACGCTGGGAACAATGGCAGGTGTGGCTGTGCGTCCATCACTTAGTCAGGTCTTGCGGCTCAATCAGGATTGA
- a CDS encoding IS1634 family transposase — MNITTERVDDLPLLLGQSDKMGVPELLNTYFKPHGNWEGMSLGWTTAIWITHILSEGDHRMNQVQGWAGQRVHTLSVCSGQEVTERSLSDDRLALVLDALSDEQKWQPFETALNRQLIRVYNLKPKRVRVDRTTVSGYWSVSQEGLFQFGYSKDHRPALPQLKVMLSALDPLGLPVATQIVSGERADDHLYLPAIAQVSQSLDEHGLLYIGDCKMAALDTRAYLQAQQDYYLCPLSAKQMPEEVLDEYLKPVWAGEQALTPIVREREGGKPEQIAEGYEKRVTLSREVAGKTISWTERQLIVRSSKLTQAATQALHARLAKAQAELEALNEHKQGKKRYTETAALRAAAQAILKQYHVEGLVQVSIEEQVQERAVRGYGGRPAGVRVEGSLHLHIKVDEQALARGVRRLGWRVYVTNHPAEELSLSQAVLAYREEYLVEHGFARLKGKPLSLSPMDVQSEQRAIGLVRLLSIGLRILTLLEFRVRQRLAEQQEPLAGLYAGNPKRSTQRPTAEALLTAFQGIHLSLVILQQQLHRHLTPLSTLQQRILSLLDFSSDLYEQLLC; from the coding sequence ATGAATATCACAACAGAACGAGTCGACGATCTTCCCCTCTTGCTGGGTCAAAGTGACAAGATGGGAGTGCCAGAATTGCTGAATACCTATTTCAAGCCTCATGGGAACTGGGAGGGAATGAGCCTGGGCTGGACAACAGCGATCTGGATAACGCACATCTTGTCGGAAGGCGATCACCGCATGAATCAAGTTCAAGGCTGGGCGGGGCAGCGCGTCCACACGCTCTCGGTCTGCAGCGGGCAAGAGGTGACCGAGCGCAGCTTGAGCGATGACCGCCTGGCACTGGTGCTCGATGCCCTCAGTGATGAACAGAAGTGGCAGCCGTTTGAGACGGCGTTGAACCGACAGCTCATTCGAGTCTACAACTTGAAGCCCAAGCGAGTGCGAGTCGATCGTACGACGGTCAGCGGCTACTGGAGCGTCAGCCAGGAGGGCTTGTTCCAATTCGGCTACAGCAAAGATCATCGTCCGGCCTTGCCGCAACTCAAGGTGATGCTCTCGGCCCTGGATCCGCTAGGGTTGCCGGTCGCGACGCAAATCGTCTCGGGGGAACGGGCCGACGATCACCTCTATCTTCCGGCCATTGCCCAAGTCAGTCAGAGCCTGGATGAGCATGGTCTGCTCTACATCGGCGATTGCAAGATGGCCGCCCTGGACACCCGGGCGTATCTGCAGGCCCAACAGGACTACTATTTGTGTCCGCTGTCGGCTAAGCAGATGCCAGAGGAGGTCCTGGACGAGTACTTGAAGCCGGTGTGGGCAGGGGAGCAAGCCTTGACGCCGATCGTGCGCGAACGGGAAGGGGGCAAGCCGGAACAGATTGCTGAAGGATACGAGAAACGGGTCACGCTCTCGCGCGAAGTGGCAGGAAAGACGATCAGTTGGACGGAACGGCAGTTGATCGTGCGTTCCTCCAAGCTGACTCAAGCGGCGACCCAGGCGCTGCATGCCCGTTTGGCCAAAGCTCAGGCCGAACTGGAAGCGCTCAATGAACACAAACAAGGCAAAAAACGCTACACGGAGACGGCGGCGTTGCGAGCCGCTGCCCAAGCCATCCTCAAGCAGTATCACGTCGAAGGATTGGTGCAGGTGAGCATTGAAGAACAGGTCCAAGAGCGAGCGGTGCGGGGGTATGGAGGCCGTCCTGCTGGCGTGCGCGTGGAAGGCAGCCTGCACCTGCACATCAAGGTCGATGAGCAAGCGCTCGCCAGAGGAGTGCGCCGCCTGGGATGGCGGGTCTATGTCACCAATCATCCGGCAGAGGAACTCTCGCTCTCGCAAGCGGTGCTGGCGTACCGCGAAGAATACCTGGTGGAGCACGGCTTTGCTCGCTTGAAAGGCAAACCCCTCTCGCTCTCGCCCATGGATGTGCAGAGTGAGCAGCGCGCCATTGGCTTGGTGCGCTTGCTCTCTATCGGCTTGCGCATCTTGACCCTGCTGGAGTTCCGGGTGCGTCAGCGCTTGGCTGAGCAGCAAGAACCTCTGGCAGGGTTGTATGCGGGCAATCCCAAACGCAGCACGCAACGTCCCACAGCTGAGGCGTTGTTGACAGCTTTTCAAGGGATTCATTTGTCTCTCGTTATCTTGCAGCAGCAGCTTCACCGTCATCTCACTCCTTTGTCAACCTTACAACAGCGCATCTTATCTCTGTTGGACTTTTCGTCCGATCTCTATGAGCAGCTTCTGTGCTGA